AATGTTTACGAATAGAGCTCTTCCTTTAGGATTTTTCTACCAGTAAGCTCCTAGCACCTGAATTTTCACACACTGCACCACAAACTTTCTCAAAACGACCGCCAACTTCTACAACCCAACAGCTTTTCAACCCACCCGAGTGCATGCCCTGGGCACAAGGTACAGTAGGGAAGACTCAAGTGAGGAGTGAGACAGCAGTGCAGTCCCTGAGGAAGAAGCTATGGCGGCTGAAAAAAATCAGGATTTCTCTGGAAATATCAGCACAGTAAATGACATACAGACctgaattttctctatttttgtggTGTTTAACGTTTCTATTAAAGTGATTAATCATTTTTGTGGTGGATTTAAGTTaagaagaaagaaggacaaaaatccCACAGCCATCTGCCAAGCACCTATTCAACAAAACCTAAAGTAGCTTTGATTCTCCTCAGGCAAGCCTTTTGGCCTAGGAGACAGATAACAGCAAAACCAACCTGGATGAGGCTGAATAAGGATGTAAAagccaaaataagaaaaacacacaatcaCAATGGCTTGATGTCACATATGGCTGTAATGTAGAAATACTGTAAACTGCAATTTAGTGTTAATACTGTCAACTAATCAGAAACTTCTGAAAACTGGCAAGGCCTAAACCACAAGGATAAATATACCTTATGTTCTAAGTCTATCAGCTTGGGATTTTAACTATTCCATGTCTGGTAGAGTACAccctgaaaaacaaaatgcacaGCTAAAACAGATGAGCTAGAAAGTACCCAGAACTTAAAAGACAAGAGCACATGTACATAAAAATCCTTACTGGAACCACAGAACTTATTGAATGAGGGCTATTCCgtttaagttttcttttcatcttaaaaCCCTATTTTCTAGCAATAAGTTAAATTAAGGACAGCTCCACTTGCATTAATCTACAGAACAGTCCATATGCCAGTGTGAGGCTGCTATTCCAATACCAGCACAGCTAGCCTGACTTTCCACTAGTGGTATTTTGGCAAAAATGTCAAAGAGGCGATCAAAGACAGGACAGGTCGTGGGTTTCTCCCTAGGAAGGTCATcgctccctttccctcccccacccgacCCCCAactcatgggaaaaaaataaagactgcaGTAGTAGCATCAGCGTGTGCTGCCAGTCCACCTGGGGGCCTTAATTGTTGCCTTCTCCACCGTCGTCGTCTTGCTGATCTCTTGTCCAGAGCGTGAGGTTGTCTCGGAGGAGCTGCATGATGAGCGTGGAGTCCTTGTAGGAGTCCTCGTTGAGAGTGTCGAGCTCAGCAATGGCGTCATCAAAAGCGGTCTTGGCCAAGTGGCAGGCTTGCTCTGGGGCGTTCTGGATCTCATAGTAGAAAACGGAGTAGTTAAGGGCCAGGCCTAACCTAATGGGGTGAGTGGGCTGCATGTGCTCCTTGCTAATCTCATGGGCTTCGCTGTAGGCCTTCTCAGATGACTCCACGACGGTCGCCCTCTTCTCTCCAGTGGCGACTTCGGCCAGGTAGCGGTAATAGTCTCCTTTCATCTTCAGATAAAACACTTTGCTCTCATACTGGGTCTCACTGCAATTTTTGATCAGGTAGTTATCCAGCAGGCTCAGCACATCCTGACATACGGCCTCCAAttccttctctattttttcaCGGTAAGCACGGACCATCTCTATCTTCTTCTCATTACCATCTGCAGATGTCTTCTGCTCAATGGTACTGATGACCCTCCAGGAAGAACGGCGTGCCCCAACTACATTCTTGTAGGCCACAGAGAGAAGGTTTCTTTCTTCATTGGACAGTGGCTCATTCAGCTCTGTCACGTTCTTCATGGCCGCGGCCATGTCGTCGTAGCGCTCCGCCTGCTCCGCCAGCCGGGCTTTCTGCACCAGTTGCTCGCGGTCCACCATCTTCACGGGCTGGGTCGGGCCGGGCGAGGAGACCAGGGCGGCCTGAAGGGCTCGGAGGGCGGCTGCGGGCGCGGCTGGAGCCCGTGTGCCGGAAGGACCGACCCACGAAGCGAGGGGCTGAGGCGACGGCGCGAAGGCTGCGGCTCGAGCTGCGACCGCGGGACCGGGCGCGAGGTGGCTGCGGCTGCTGTGCGTGCCGCGGGCGGACCTCtcctatacttttttctttctgttagatCTAACTTGTAACTGTTGAAGCTTGCTGCACAACTGTTATCACGAGCACCCCTTCATCATTAACCTGagaatttcttttcctctctcttgggctaaatttcttattttctgaattccatatttttctctttctaaggtTATTTACTCTTTTTGGCAGAATACATCTGCAAGTAGCTTCTTGTGAAAGATAAATGGGAAATTAATTTTTGAAGCCTTGaaaatgtctgaaaatgtctatgtattttttacagatttactgagatatatttcacataccataaaactcacccacctaaagtgtacaattcaatggcttttagtagtATTCACAGTAGTATGAACACCACAATTTAATGTTAGAACATTTTCAAcacccccaaaaagaaaccctgtccACATTAGCAATCATTCACTATTTCTGCTCACCTTACTTCCCCAAACTCCCTGCCTCAACCCCAGACAGCCACTAATTTACCTTCTGTCCTTATGAGTTTgccaattctggacatttcaccgtataatatgtggtcttttgtgactaacTTTACTCAAtcttttcaaggttcacccatgttgtggcatgtatcagtacctcattctttttcattgctaaatAATGATTCTGGCATATGAATATACCAcgctttgtttgttcattcatcagttgatgtatacgtgggttgcttccacttttcggttattttgaataatgctatGCTGGACATTAATGTATAAGTTTTTTGTGTGGACCTACGTTTCATTtctggggtatatacctaggagtggaattgctaggttcCATAACTCTATGTTTAGCATTTTGAGCAACtgtcaaacagttttccaaagtgacaaccattttacattcccaccagcaatgtatgaatgtTCCAATTTCCCCATATCCTCACAAATActtgttctcttttttattttagccattccagTGAGTGTGAAGTGATTGGCTTTACATTTCCCTaagaatgatgttgagcatattttcatgtttatttaccacttgtatatcttctttggagaaatgtctattcaaatcctttgccaacttttaaattgtacaatttgtgtttttattgttgtaagAGTTCTCTATGTAGCCTGGATATATGTATTGTTCTatgggttatcttttcactttcttgctaGTGCCCTTTGATACACAAAGGTTTTCAAATTCGATAAattctaatttatctatttttccttttgtcactTGTTTttagtgttgtatctaagaaaccaCTGCGTAATCAAAGACCACAAATATTTactcctatgctttcttctaggaggtTTATAGTTTTAGCACTTACATTTGGGTCTGTGGTCcgttttgagttaatgtttgcaTATGGTGTGAAGCAGGGGTCTAACTTCAGTCTTTTGCTTATGGATATCTAGTTTTCACTGACCAtttgttgaaataaaaaaatctattctttccctcgttgaattgtcttggcacccttgttaaaaatcagttgactatatacttgagggtttgtttctggactctcaattctattccattgatctatatgtcaattcttatgccagtactacattgtcttaattactgtagctttgtagtcagtttttttttttttcttttttgtagtcaGTTTTAAATTGGTAAGTATAAGTCCTCCAACTTGCTCTTCTTCTTCAccattgttttggctattctggatctcTTGCCTTTCCATATGAATTTACAATCAGCTTGTCATTTTTTGCAAAAAGAATCTAGAACTTTGATAgttattgcattgaatctgtagatcaatttaggGACTATTTACCATCAtgacaatgttaattcttccaatctataaaCATGGGATCcccttccatttatttgaatctttaatttatttttaaaatgtcttgtagttttcagtgtacaagtcttgcagttcttttgttaaatttattcctaggcattttcttattttcactgtgattataaatggaattgtttccttaatgcctcaattaattaatttttatattgttcattgttagtgtatggaaagataattaaatttttaatacattGATCTTGCATCCTGCCACAttgatgaattcatttattaaatctaCTAGTTTTTAGaggatttcttaggattttctatatacaaggtGTTGTCATCTgctaatagttttatttcttcctaagtGGATAACTTTAGTTTTTTTATTAACTAATTGACCTAGTTAGCCCTTCCTGTTTAAtgttgaaaagaaatgatgagaccagacttccttgtcttgttcctgatcttaggatgAAAGCATCCAGTCTTCCACCATTAATTATGATCTAGCTgggggtttttcatagatgcctatTATCCGATTAAGGAacttcccttctattcctaggttgttaagtgtttttatcatgaaagaatgttgaatttgtcaaatgctttttctttgtctattgagatgatcgtgtggttattattatcctttattctattaataaggTGTATTACATCGATTGATTTTAGTAGGTTAaatcaaccttgcattcctgggacaaattTCATTTGGTCacagtgtataatccttttttatgttgctgaatttggtttgctagtatttgttgagtatttttgcatttatattcataacAGATAGTCTGTAGTATTGTAGATGGTCTGTAGTATTCCTGTGATAATattagttttggtatcagagtaatacttATCTCATAGAATAAGTTGGGACGTGagttttatatattcttaaaCTTTAATAGTTTAATTGGATTGAAAGAAATTTCTTTAGAATAAGTTTCATAGAACTTCTGTAAAAgagcagatagtaaatattttagattttagagGCCACACatggtctctgtcacatattcttccttgtgtttctttctatgacacttaaaaaatttatatatcatTCTTAGCTCAGGGGCCGTAGAAAAACAGGCTGTGACatagatttggcccacaggctatAGTTGGCCAATCCCTGCTTTAAAATTTCAAAGGCATTGCTCCATTCTCTTTTGGATTCTTTCCTTAACCTTTTTATGTAATCTttgctgttttgctttgttttttctctgaaaGCATATATATTCTTCTATTTATCTCTGGAATCTGGAAATTTCTCAAGGGTGTGTTCTGGTGTAggtcttttttattcttattaataGGAAATCTGTCAATATGAAAACTGTTAACCtggaaatatatatacttttagttCTAGGAAGGTTTTTTTAACATTACTTATTTGCTAATTTCTCCCCCATTTTGCTGTTCTCTCCTTCCCAAACTCCTGTTATTCATAAATTGATTGTTTAGTTTTCTTAACTCTTCTCTATTGTCACCctccctcattctttttattcCAACTCCTAGGAGGTTTccttaacataatttttaaacttttttgacttttgaaatgttatatatatatatatatatatatatatatatatatatatatatatgtaatgcaATTTCTAGAACTCTTTCTTATTCTCTGTTAAGGAGATTTccttaacataatttttaaaacttttttgacttttgaaattatatctatctatctatctatatcgatatatatattacacaataTACAATTTCTAGGAactctttcttattctttcttattctctgaactctttcttattctcttattctcttttatagaatcctgtttttgtttcatggTTGTAATGTATTCTCCTATAgctataaatatactttaaattttttaaagttttcttatgCTTTTTTTCATTGTGTGTTTCTTCATTATTCTTTCTTCCCTGTTGTTTTACTTTGGGGAAGACTCGTCTAGATGTTTTCCTCCTGATTGTTGATACTTGATTACCCATTCAAATTTAAGAGTAGGAGACAAAATCTGATTGGAAATTCAGCTGGGCTTGTCAACTAGTGGGCTTCACTAATGATTGAGCAAGGATCCTGTCTTTTGAGGAGAAGAGgaacaaatataaatttctttattttttgcctcttttccGCCATGAAGAATTCTATAATCTCCCGCCTACAGGTGGGAGGTAAGTGTAGGACTGGCTGTCTATGTTCTGGGAGCCAAGTAGGGGAAAAGGAGGACTAGGGTGGCAGGGGACTCATATTTCAGGATATAAGCTTTGATTTAATTCCCCTTTGCTCACTCCTGGCTCATCTGTGTTGGTATTCCCAGGTACAGAGCCCCTCTAGTTCAGTCTCAAGAGAATAAACCTCTATTCTTTTGTTAGGGTGGGATTGGGATAGGGACATAGTTCCAGGGGTGGGAGATTCGACCTGGGAAATCTAAATGCTTCTTATAAAGATCTTCAACCAATCCTCCCATTTTAGCCCCACCCCACAACTCCCACTTCAGCAATACAAGGAGTCTCCAGTTCCAAAACCTTTACAAAGCTCTGGGGTAGTGATTGGCTTCTTTTTATTGGCTTTCCTAAGGTTCAAATTTCTTGGTCTGCTAAGTCAGTTATTATTTGCACACCAACATTTcagtttctaattaaaaaaaacatttcttttctatctttgaCTCTTATCCTCTTTGAACTTGAGGGTTTATGACTTTAAATTAGTTTAATCTAACTTTAGTGAGATACTGGAAAGAAGTTCAGATAAGTACGTGAGATCAATCTGTCATGTTTTATAGGAAATTATTACCTCCTTTTAAAAGAAGATGATTCTACATCCTCTGGCAGTATTCTCACTGAGGTACACTCAGCCCCTCCCTGTCACATCCTGTGGATATTTGGGACCCCCCCACTGCTGGTTCTTATGGTCTGGACCCCACACAAAAGAATTCTCAAGTCAATAAACCTAGAAAAAGtgaagcaaaataaacccaaagcaagcagaaggaagaaaataatagagataacagtagaaatcaatgaaattgaaaacaatagagaaaatcagtaagttggttctttgaaaagatcaataaaattgacaacctctagcaagaaaaaaagagagaggacacaaattaTCAGTATTAGGAATGAAGCTGGGAATAACACTGGAAGCTCTGCAGACGTCAAAAGGATAAGAAAGAAATGTTACAAACAACTCTATACGAATATATTTGACAACTTTGATGAAATGGACCActtcctggaaaaaaaacaaactaccgcAACTGACCCAAAATGAAATAGATCATTTGAAAAGTTCTATAGCTATTGAggaaattgaattaataattaaaacattcccccaaaagaaatctccaggctcTACACCCTTGCTGATTTTTTGGTCTACTTGTTCTCTCAGTTGTTGAGAGAGGGATATTGATGTCTTCAACTACAATTGTGGCTTGTCTATTTCTATCAggtttgctttacatattttgcaGCTCTGTTCTTTTGTATGTACACATTTAGAATTGCTATGTCATCTTGATAGCTAACCTTTTTATCATTCTataatgtccctctttgtctctggtAATTTTATCTGGTATTAATATAGAcacatttgctttcttttgattaatgtctgcatgatatatcttttcccatctttttacCTTCAACTTGactatatttttatacttaaaatgagtttctggtagacagcatatagctGGTCATATTTTTTAATCCGctctgccaatctctgtcttttaattggtatatttagaccatttatattaAGTAACTATTGATATGTTAGGGCTAAAGGctgacattttgttttctgtttggttcctctgttattcatttctctatttttttttctaacttcctgTGGACTGCTCaactactttttttgttgtttgttttcttgcggtatgcaggcctctcactgctgtggcctctcccgttgcggagcacagactctggatgtgcaggctcagcggccatggctcacgggcccagccgctccatggcatgtgggatcttcccggaccggggcacgaacccgtgtcccctgcatcggcaggcggactcttaaccactgcgcaaccaggaaAGCCCTCAACTACTTTTTAGAATGTCATTTTGATTTATCAGTAGTGTTCTTAAGTGTATCCTTTGTATAGCATTTTCAGTGATTGCTCTAGGCATTACATTATATGTAGTAACTTTTCACAGTCTACTGATGTCATCATTTTAACAATTTGAGTGAGTTAGAGAAAACTTAAATCCTATATGTCCCTTTACCCTCCTTGTTTGCAACAtaattttcttatgtatttcCTCTACAAGAATTTAGAACCACATCAGACTATGTTATAATTTTTCCTTCAACcgtcaaatatttagaaaattcaagaagGAAATCTTCTTACATTTACCCATACGTGTActctttctattgttttttttccctttccaatgTTCCAAGTTTCctccttttattatttcctttgtttcaaaattttcctttagccatttttctttcttttttttttttttttgtggtaagcgggcctctcactgttgtggcctctcccattgcggagcacaggctccagacatgcaggctcagtggccatggctcacgggcccagcctctctgcggcatgtgggatcttcccggaccggggcacgaacccatgtcccctgcatcggcaggcagactctcaaccactgcaccaccagggaagcccctcctttagCCATTTTTATAGGGTAGATCTGCTAGTGACAAATTCTTAGTTTTCCTTTGTTTGAGAATGTTTtaacttcttttcatttctgatggaTATTTTCAGTGGGTATAggattctaggttgacagttcttttagtactaaaaacaaaaatattgtgcCACTTCTCTCTGGCCTCCATAGCTTCTGATGAGAAATTGCTgtcattcaaattatttttctcctacaGGTAGTGCCATTTTTCTTGAACTGTATCAAGAttgtttgtctttagttttcagaagcttaattatgaaatattttggtaTGAATTTCTTTTGGCTTATCTTGTTTGAGGTTCACTCTGATTCTTGAATCTATGAATTTACGTCTCATCAAATTTGGAGAGTTTTTAGCCAGTATTTCTTTGAGTACCTTTTCATCCCcaccctctttctcttctcctcctgggactctGATGACATGGatgttagatcttttgttatagtcccacaggtccctgaggccctgttcttcttcttttttttttttttcagcctattTTCCCTCAATTATGTAAGATTTGGTAATTTCTATTGTtgtatcttcaagttcactgattttttaaatgtctcctttattctgctgttgagcccATCCTTTGAGCATTTTATTTTGAGTATTGTATTGTTAAGTTATAAAGTTTCCATTTGGTTCTCTTTTATAACccctatttctttgctgagacttttcCACTTGTTTCAAGTGGGCCCATAATTGCTTGTTGAAGCATTTTATCATggctatttaaaaatctttgtcagGTAATTGTAACATCTTTGTCATCTTGATGTTGGCATCTATtgattatctttgttttttcattcagtttgaaatCTTCCTAGTTCTTGATAAGGCACATGAGTTattgaaacctggacatttttATGTTACGTTATGAGACTCCAGACTTTAGTTAAACCTTCTTTTTTATCTGGTTTTCTCTGACAAAGCtccaacagaggaatatgttgtGGGTGACCACCTTATTATTGGCAAGTGAAGGTAGAAGTCTGGTTTCCCATTCAGCCTGCAGCCAAGGGAGGGAGGTTCCTCATTGCTGCTGGTCAGGGGTGGGAATTCCAGCTCCCCACATTGTCTCCTCTGGCACATTTTATTGATGATGAAATTCCTGACTTTCCACTAGGTCTGACACCATGCCagtggagaaggggaggggagcttCATTATTGCTAGGTGGGGGGTGTAAGTAGACACTTCCCGTGTTACCTCCACTGACATTGTGGTTGGGGGGGCATCTTGGTATCAGTCATCTGGAATGAAAGTCCCTGGTCCCTACTTGGCCTTCTCTGACAGCATCATGGCAGGTGTGTTGGGACACCTCATTACAGCCTAGGCAGGACAGGAACCTAAGCTTCCCATTCAACCTTTGCTGGCATGGGTGGAGGTAGGGTAATGgtttttttctgtggtgtttggctgGAGTGGAGCAGTAATTGTCTAAACATTTTCCATCTTGCTAGGCTGCCCCTTTCCTGGTCCTTTAACTCAACCAGGTTTTTGttggagatttttctctttttttgtgtctgTTGTCTTCTTTTTTGTGCCTCTTGGTTTTTCTGGGTCACTGGCTTCTTCAGCTCTAAGTCTGGGATGTATGAGGCCAAAAGAAGATCCATGGACCTCACTACCATGTAATTCCTCAGGTCTTGAAGTACCTAGCCAGTCTGCCTTTGGCTCTCCACCTTTCCGAGTCTTCTTAGGTTTATGTTATATGTAATGTCCAGGGTTTTTAGATGTACTTAGCAGGAGGAACCAGGGAAAGGACATCTATTCCATtgtcccagaagcagaagtcccCAATACGTTACTTTTTCCATTTCATAAATGAGTAGAGAGACTCATTTATGTTTGTCCCAAATCACAAGATTCCAAGCAGGATATAAACTAATTACCATGGAGCTTCTCCTCCTGCCAGAAACCAGGGTGCCCAGAACATGTAAGAGCCAGCACTGGGGCTCCAACCATCCACAGGATGTTGTATGCCCCCAAATCACACGGCAGTTACCTGCATAACTAGAATGTAATCTCACATTTGTATGAGTCTACAACTAAGACTCTTTTCTCCTATGACACGGGCTCATGGGGCCTAGGTCCAAATATAAGAAAAGTGGTCATATGAAATAAGGATTAGACTTACTTCTCATAGATTCAGAGAACAAAGCTGTCCAATCAGAGAGCAGAAACCATCCATCAGAGATGCTATGGTATGGTTCAAAGGACCACCTGGATAAGAATGTTAAACGTGTCATTAAAAATGCAGATCCTGAGGTGATTTTGTATGTGTGCCTGCTAAAGATTGTTAACCATTGCTacagagaaaaaagagggaaagttcCATGACAGATTAGAGCTCTTCAAACTGAGACTCTGTGATTCTCCTGAGGGCATTGCCTCAGTCACCCCACATGGGTGATGGCCCATGCTGCTCTTTCAATTACTGGTAAAACTAGCCTGGTGAGCAAGGCCAGCCCAGTCCTGGCTTATGGGAACATGTCGTGAGCTTCCTCCAGGGGAAGGGAGATTTGGGGTCGGGGAGGGGACCAAGGGAGGGACCTAGTCAAAAGTGGCAGATAGTAGACTAATGGGATTAATACAAGAGAGTCATTAGCCAAGGATTCTGGAACCTTGCCAGCCCTCTCTAGCAAATGGCCCAAACTGCCCCCTTAGTAGCATtaagtgaaattagaaatcagagaTGCTGGCTGATCAATCTCCTTGGGGTTTCTCTGCAGACATTGCGCAGTGGGGTGGGGACGATCCTTCAGGGGGGTGACAATGGCTTCTCTGCCAGCAGCTATAGCATGTGGTCTGCTCTGTCAGCTTCCCTAGCCCCTGGCCTGGAGGCAAGGAGCCAAGCAAGCAGGCCTGAATCATGGTCAAATCTTCAACCCATTCCACAGCACCCCACCCCGTAGCACAAAGTCACCCTCAAAGAGGAGCCAGTTAGAGGCAAAATGCTTTGTCTCAGAAATTTCCATGGCCACAAAGTTAAGTTGGAGTGGTGTCCTGGGCAGAGGTCACTGTGGAATGGTGCCAGGAGGGactttcttttattcaacatagcctGAGCCTAAGTTTCTTGAGAATCTGAGAGGCCTCAGATTGAGAAGAAAGGCCATGATCCACTGGGTACCACATCTCCTTCCAAGGCCAGGTTCTGGGGCAGGAGCATACTCAGAAGCCCATTTGGGGCTTAGACACTTGGAAATTTGGTGACCTGAGTTACCTCCCATCTCTTTCAGCATGTGGTCCACCAAGGCTCATTGACTTTGTCTGATGGAAGCTTTTGGAATCTCCAACAGAGGCCTTGCCGCTTCGTCAGTCCACTTGCTCACATTCTCCACTGCCTTGGCTTATTCTATGGTGTTAATGGTGATCCATTATCCTCTGTTTCTCATGACAAACCTTGGTTACCTCATCAACCACTTCGTTCCTTTCTCCTAGGATGACGGATGGGGAAGTTAACCAAGCCAGGCTGAGACGTGAGAGCAGAAGGTTAAGCAGTGGGGGCTCCTGTGGCGTAGCTGAGCCCCCTGAAGGGACCGGGACTGTGGTGCCAGACGGGGAACACCTCAGCTCCCAGGATGCTTCTGTGTCAGCAACAACCATCAACTCTGCCTGCCTGAAGCTCACTGACCAGGCCTGGGCTCCTGCTGGGAAGAGCTCTTCTGCCCCTCACTGAGACTGGTCGCAGCACAGTCAGCAGCAGAGTGGGCCAAAAGCAATTTCTTCATGATGTTTCCAAGGGTGTGATTTCACACTTTGTGCATTTCTTTGGGCTCCCTGGGGGTCTGATGGcatcaaacccacagccagcagcaCCTCAAAGGTGGGGTGGGTGGTGAGCACACgtatggtgtgtgtatgtgtgtgtgtgtgtgtgtgtgtgtgtgtgtgtgtaatgccTGCTGAGACTGTCCACAAACAGTTCTGCATGCACCAGTAAGCAAGGTGTTTCTAGGTGCCCAGTGAACACTCTTGTCTATACAACATCAAAATGAGAAATCAATTCTGGTAATTACTCTATTTCCTTGATTCTAATATGCCATTGATTATAAGATACACCACTGATTTAATAGctgcttcaaaaaaaaagaaaagaaatttacacATCTATTTTAAGACACATCCTTATTTCAGAAATGTTAGAACATGTGTAGGGGAAGAGGAGAGATGCATATtataatgaagagaaaatggTAATTGGGAGATAGTCAAACCAATTTCCTGGTTCATCAGTAAATGCAGTCAGCATGATTTATTGACCTGTTCTGTGAGAGAGAACCTTTTCAGGTGAGAGATTTTTGTGGGTTGGTGGGCACACTGGCCAATGACTCAACCACCTTGAGTTCAATGACTGTGCCCCACTCCTTGCCCTTTCTTGCGGGCCCCTTCCCAAAGAGCATTTCCTCATATTCACTGCCATGCCAGGCATCTGATTCTAACTAAGTGACTCCCAGAATTGAAGACAGAAAGGTACCCTCATCTCCTTTCATCTGGCACTGGCTACTGCGCTCAGGGCCTCCCCACAGTTCCCCAGGGACTCAGATCTCCCTCCTATGGTGTCAGCATCACAAAAGACCCATACCCCAGAGCTGGATCAAAAGGGCTGGGGACTCTCCTCCCACCCAATGTCCAGCGAAGACTTATTGAGACCATTATCATTTGCTTCCTGCCTGTCTCTCCCACCTTCTCTCCCAGTACACAGCCTCCAGCCAAACCGTCTGTCACCACCTCTCCAGCATGCCAGGCTTCCTCCTGACCCCAGCCTT
This sequence is a window from Globicephala melas chromosome 1, mGloMel1.2, whole genome shotgun sequence. Protein-coding genes within it:
- the LOC115861736 gene encoding 14-3-3 protein gamma-like; this encodes MVDREQLVQKARLAEQAERYDDMAAAMKNVTELNEPLSNEERNLLSVAYKNVVGARRSSWRVISTIEQKTSADGNEKKIEMVRAYREKIEKELEAVCQDVLSLLDNYLIKNCSETQYESKVFYLKMKGDYYRYLAEVATGEKRATVVESSEKAYSEAHEISKEHMQPTHPIRLGLALNYSVFYYEIQNAPEQACHLAKTAFDDAIAELDTLNEDSYKDSTLIMQLLRDNLTLWTRDQQDDDGGEGNN